The nucleotide window AATCGATCACCATGTGTTTGCTACAGAACGTTTGAAACTTTAAATACTTTACACGCCAATGCACTCATTGATGTGAAATTTGTTTGCTACCCatttccattttataaatgtaaTTGTGACCAGGGGATAGGGCGTTTGTGTCGCAATGGAAAGGTCTTTTAGTTTGAGCCTTGGCCAATTATCGTTATTTCTCTAAACGTGATTATCAGGTTACCAAGAAGGCGATGCTCTGTTAAGTGCCTCGCTTAGTGGAAGAGTGGTAGATTATGGCTACTTTATAtaagtatatactgtatataaactGGTAAATGAATagaattataataaaatacagAGATAAATTGCAGATATTCTGATTAATGAATTtgtacttacattttgtcatCTCGGTTGGCCATTGATTGATGTTCATATACGATTGATGATCACTACTCTCAggttaaaacaactttcccAAAATAACTAAATCTAATCACATGCACTTATAACTGCATTATCTGCAACAACACCTGTTGAATGACTTGACAAATTTGGACTAAAAAAGTAAAAGGTAAAGATAAACTTGCcaaaaataatgttaaaatACAACTGAACACTATGCCTTTAAAGTTTCTGTGTCTATATCAGCAACCTCGCAAACAAAGCTGGCTTCTTTTAGACTAACTAGTCTGCTAAACTAATGGATCACTAGTGATCCATTCCGCTCGCAAGCTGTTAAGGTCTGGATAAACTCTCACATATCTCCTGTACTGTTAGTGTAAACATATTGTGTATATTATGCATTAGAAGGTTCAAAATGGTCATTTTGTGGTCAGGTATGCCCACTAAAgtgtattttattaataaaccaaaaatacTACATCTCTGgattttttatatgttgtaGGTAACATCTTGGGGTATAATTTAcacttaatttaatttcaaggtCACGTGGCCCACAAGGTCAAACAATATGTCAAAAGGTCACAAATATTTAACTTGCTCCTATCAAGAAAAGAATTTGGATTCCTTGTGAAATTACCTTTCTAATGACACCAGTTTCATCAAAATCGGTCTACAGGTTACCAAAATATCAGGGCCTAAAATTTGGCGACCGCGTCcgtttttgccaaaattcGAGGGCCTATATCTCTAAAAACCACTGGTCCGATTGAGCTAATATTTTGGATTTGGGCTAATTATGCTAAGACCTCCCTACATAccaaatttcagcaaaatcgAAGAGGTAGGGGTTaagatttaacttttttttgggTGATTTGACATGGAATGACCGTACAAATGGAAAGTTGGCACAACCACCAAACTTATGCATGATTTACCTTCAAAACTGCAGCAGCTAATACAGAAGCAACCTTTTGAAATACGCAGTTAACGCACCCGGCATTTTTCAGTAGTGTTATGCGCTGTAACTCGCCAAATACTTTCTCAAACCAAATGCTGATGACTAAAACGCGATTCCGGATGGGACTGTAATGAAAAGCGGTATATTTTACCTTAGCCTGAAAGGTTTgcccacttacactacaaagtctgtttccttgtgtatatcttaacagtgaactttgatagacttcagcaataatgactcaggaatgactactgtataatctgattatatttgaagcttctttgaacgaacaAATCAAGCTAGAGCACCgcgacagcaacagcacaaagacgTGCCGCGGCGCCGAACGCAGAAACCAAAAGGAACTGagtaaatcaaaatgcacgaacaagggaacaatcgattacgtcacgcagtgttatgcttcactgattccatagatgGAAATTCTAtgtagtaaacaattttgtattacattaagtgatatatttatcacataacctTCCCCAAGGAAATATcgtaagtttttttgaaaaaaaaatgaacGGTATTTCATGatcataataaaaacaattctcggtgaacaataattaaaacaatagtgtGGATAACGAAAGTCAATATAACACGTTAAATGTAGatcacataacaataaacgttgAAACATAGTTACAATACAATTCATATTGGCAATACATTCGCAAAAAGACAGtaatatgttttctgtaaCACATAAGGCAAAATtagtatacaaaacaaacaatgatgacatttatgtcacgactttaaatagaaaacagaGCACAGGATGTCATTTGACACATCACGCGTATGCTAGCTGCGGTTTCTTGCGCAGGATAGCAAAATGAGGAAACGGctgcaaatgtttcatctCACATGTCGTGacgccgatttccgtaaacaactTTAGTATAAAATTCTCTTATGCTCACGCGATTTCAGCATCTGGTTTTACCAGTATAGCTGtgtgaatatttcacttggaaatacgcgtattacaaaatatatataaaattagtcaaatacGTTTTGTAATTGACATTCAACATAGTGTATCGGTGTTAGCCTTGGGCATTTGTTTAACCTTCGAAAACAACCGCtatgttttaaagcataacaaaataacacaaagaaatatttctccACGGCATGACTTAAACCGTTTAGAGAGTATGGCAACTAAGCCACCATCGATTAAGGTAAACTACACAATAACGCTATAATATATACTACAtagagaaaaaaacaaacaaaaaatcattactgaatgtccaaATACCGACAAAGTGTTTTCACTGGAGTGCTTTGTTCGTCGGTCATTGTTGCATTCGAAGTTGGTTGAAGTCCAGGCGATTCATCGTCACAGTCGTTGTAGTTGATTTGTTCGAATATCAAATTGTCGAGATGTCTGTCGGCTATATCCAATGAGTGTTGTATGAGTTGTGGATGAGACATATCTTCGAAACTTCTAGTCTGAGATCACTAGACTTCTCTcaacctcaaatttaattgttcataggttgctcaaaaaagaaaagcgtaGTTCTCAGCTATTTCGGCTCCACCACACTTGTAATGGAaatgtctttttttttttatcgtCAATTCGTCCTCACTCGGCTGCATCAGTTTGTAATGAAAGTGGTATATTGGTTCCTTTGCCTgaaaggtttacccacttacactacaaagtctgtttccttgtgtatatcttaacagtgaactttgatagacttcagcagtaatgacacaggaatgactactgtataatctgattatatttgaagcttctttgaacgaatacatcgaGATAGAACAttataacagcaacagcacagagacatgttgcggcgttgaacgtacgacTGAAAAGAGACtgagtaaaacaaaatgcacggacaagggaacaatcgattacgtcacgcagtgttatgcttcactgattccatagatgGAAATTCTAtgtagtaaacaattttgtattacattaagtgatatatttatcacaggaCTAATAGTAGGTTTTGTTGAAAGTGATACGCCAGTCAGTCGGCAGTAAATAACCTTTCTGTTAACATGTTGTAACACTTGCTCTGTAACTGTAACGTGCAGCTTACAATCTACAATCCGGCGTTGAAGCTAACGGGAAATTCACTAGAAACGTTAACCTGTTTAAAGGTCACCAAAGCATCTCGGGCTATTGAACTTCATTGCAGGCTAGTGATGTAATCACAACTCTGACTTCACGTCACCTTAATATAGTTACTTGTAGGAAATCACCAACGCCCTTAGATTGATAACAGCTAACAAGCCCTACAAGAGCGTTTTTCACTTCAAGAACAAGGACAACGTCAATCCACTTTTGGCTTGCGGCCTCTTCTAAAATGGCGGAAGCAATTAACGTCTTCTTTGTTGGGTTCAAATACGATTGGCTGAGATGAAATAGGCGGGAGGTGACGTCATCGAAAAATCATAATCATTGTTTTTTCATACCAACAGCATTCTAGTTAGACATGTTGTCAAATTTATAGGCAAACCTGTCCAATGTAACCTTTTCGGAAACTTACCCAATAATCGATATGGATTTTACATTTCGTTGCTAGATATGTTTCCAAAACTCTGAGTGCATATGTTTGCCTAAAATCTAGATTATAAAACGACAGTCAAGGCTATAGTCGAGAAATATCACAGATACTAGTACTGGTAAAATAATGTATGGGCTTCACGTCACATTTTAATTGTTCTGCGCTGTAAACAAAAGTTTCCTGCTGTAAGTTATTAAACGATTACTGAATTTTTACAGTGCTTTTACTTGATGTTTTTACATTTCGGTTTCAGGGTTCTTTTCCATTAGTAAATTGTGACTACAATAATATTTGAACTTCTGAAAAAAATAtggaaacatatttttacaaaactgcTAAATCTTTGCTTGCGTGACTATAAAAGGTATTTTTGCGTTTTACCGCTTATGAAAAAAAGTAGCAAAAAACTTCGATTTTGTGTAGGCTATTTATGAAAAGAATTTTGATTTGTATTTTGCcgaacatttttttcaatacaGAATTACAACTTAATTCAATACAGCATTGCAAGAGGTCGTTTAACCGATTAACCTGTAACTTAAGCAACAAGCTCGTTAGGCTAAAGCTGAACAACTACAAATTCGTTAAACCAACAGATATACACTGTACTAAGGGTTGAAACTAGTTACCATGCATATGCATAAAAGTAACTTTTTACGAATACTTGATCAGTGAACGGACTGGAAAAACCAAACAGAAAATCATGAGCACAAATAAGTTGCTTTGCCAGAATCATAAGAAAAGCTTGGATGGCGCTTGAGTTACTTACGCGTTGGGCAAGAGCATAATCACAAACCATTGTATTaccattaaaaaaaattacatgcCTTTGGAGACCGCTGTTTTTTATTGAATATTGGTGTTATTGGCACAGTGCTAATAATGAGGTGGCTGACAAAAAACTGTGCATAATTCCATCAATTACAACACACAAACAGTAAGGCATATACTCTATGTTCCTTCCACACGCTACAATTACATAAAcacgtttaaaaataaaagctgAAGTATTTTCTGGGTAAATGTATCGGAATcgaagaaaattaaaatgatcAATATAATTGCATTATATAGTACAACGGCTACTAGTACAACGCGGTTAACTACAAACGCAAGCAGACACACGGTTAAAGGTACATTAAAATATTGTGTAGCGATTTGTTGCATGATATACAAAGTGGCTATTTTGCTGACAGAATGAGCTGTACAAAATAAGTTGTTTGGTCAGTAGGACAAGGGTAATGGCGAGAAACAGGTTAAATCAATAGTACACTAACACTGTTTACAACAGATTTCTATTAGAACAAACCTGAACTATGGACTTAACTTTGAGCAACAAGAGATCTAAATTCTTAAGTGTCAATTCAGACGCCCTTTATTCCAGAGTCAATCGTTATCTCCATTGCGTTgaattttaaacaacttatgtgttttatcatttacaaaatgtccAATATGTGCCACAAAATAACTTACATTTTCAAGTATTTTACCggtaaaaaacgttttcattGATCAATTGTTTGCTAGTGAAACAGACAATACATTTCGTGTATGTACAACTAGCTTATTTGCACAAGCTAAGTTGGTTTAAACAAGATTTCCCCTTGTTGCCTGGTCGATTTCAATTGCTTCGAACAGCGTCTTGAAATTACCGGCACCGAAACCCTGAAAAATTAAGGAAATTATTTCAATCACGACTCCTACATGACTACATTGCATGATTGCATCTCAGTCTATCGATATGACGCAATCAATGCGTGTGTTTATGGTGTTGTAAAGAAACTTTGCATTACTCGTTAAACACAACATGGTGTTGAAGACTATAAAAGCAGCTGGTACTTTGCAATGCTTATACCTGGTGGTTACGGCGTTGGATGACTTCTAAGAAGAAAGTCGGTCTGTCTTGCATTGGTTTCGTAAAGATTTGAAGCAAATAGCCGTTTTCATCAAAGTCCACTAAAATGCGATGTTTCTACAACATGTAACAAAAACACAACCCATTTCGTTGAACAAAATGGTAAAGTAACTTCGTGTTTAAGGTTGGACTATCCGGATATCAGTTAGCAATTTTAGctatctgatatccggataaTATTTGGTCGGTTAACCGGATTACAAACACATAACGTTATTAGTGCGTTTATACGTTTTTATgactttttaacaaattttaactCCTCTGTTTTCAGAAACGGGCAGTTTAGCAGAACGGAAGTGGTGTTTGACTCCTTGCTGAACTTCATTTAAAACCTAGTTCACAGCTCTTTGTCCtctattttaaatgttaaatgttGAAAGAATTCGttgtattacgtcacaaacaatACGCAAATTTGACCAAAATGCACAAGTAGAATTATAATTATCCCTAAGGCGTTAACACTTTAATtattatccggatagtaaatatttattgatatccgaactaaccctagtTGTGTTACTTGCACACGTTGCGGCTTTGCACATTTCCTTTCAACAGTGCCAAGTGGTTATTATCCAGCCATTAAGAGCACAGCGAGGCACTAAAACCAACCAAAGAGGTTGGTAAATGGGTACCAAAAAAACATTGGTGTTTGTTTCTGTGACATTATTAGGAATTTTATTCAAGATAGTTTTCTACCTGAATTAAGTCCATATCTTCGCTCACGACAGTTTTCGATTTGGAGAGTTTTTCCTTGAGTTTGACATAATAGGAGTCTGGTATGGTGAGGAATTCCATGCCTCTATCTCTTAAGTGAGTTATCTAAACATCCCGTGGATATCAGTAAAGTGGTTAAAGTGGTCATGCATAACATGAAATATGTTAAAACAACATCTCTCTTCAAACAAAtcaatttgataaaaatataactgcaacaatttacTGAAGTGGTTTGGAGTATGCACTAGGCTGGGTAACCATTACAACACCACTTAAATAAAAGTGCATTGCTTTAAAGCGATTTATATTTTGTGACATTATAATCATAATAACgatgaattaaaaatatttttcagatgTATGTCATATTTAAACcatgataaaaataaaccaagGTAAATATTGAGCGTTATCTACGTCCTTAGAGCCAAAGAAAATGCTGATAGCTACCACACAATGATTACGATAAAACATTCCCAAAAAGCCTtcattttgtttcagaaaCTTACAGATTTTAATATGTCATTGGTTCTCATGGCGATATGCTGGACGCCAGGACCATCATTGTAGTCACAGTACTCTTGAATTTGGCTCTTTCTCTTCCCATTAGCAGGTTCATTGATTGGCATTTTTATAGTCTCCTGGAAGTTAGTGACAACGACTGAACGAAGTGAGCTGTACTCTGTGTGTATCAGATCATCATCAATTGACCAAAATTTATGAAAGAGAAGGTTATCTTCGTacctacaaaataaatttagttaTTACGAATTTGATATGCATGGATTGACACCAGTTTTGCATGATTTCCTAAATCTGCTAATTTGCCCATTGAAAAAACAGACCAGTTGTTTCATAAATCCATGTATTGAATTGGGACATAGTTTAGTTATGcgtaaatttttattactttgaaaCATTTAGTCAGTTAGTCAGTCAGTCAGTTAGTCAGTTACATTCAGTCATTTAGTCAGTTAGAATCATTTAGTTAAAAATCATGTAGAAAGTCTTATTTACCACTTGGCAGTTGGGTCCATGCCACGGTCAGGTTGGTTGCCAACAACGTGGTCAATGAAC belongs to Clavelina lepadiformis chromosome 6, kaClaLepa1.1, whole genome shotgun sequence and includes:
- the LOC143462038 gene encoding 4-hydroxyphenylpyruvate dioxygenase-like isoform X1, producing MTYYQEKGAKHEKGEFKCFDHVTFWVGNAKQAASYYCTHMGFELHAYRGLETGERNIVSHVVRQGDIIFEFQSALNPGNEAYGEHIKKHGDAVKDVSFSVEDISALMKVAKSQPGLVVVKDLWTESDEGGTVTFATVRTYGDTTHTLIERGNYSGLFLPGYKAPLNVPSFYKTLPGIDLQFIDHVVGNQPDRGMDPTAKWYEDNLLFHKFWSIDDDLIHTEYSSLRSVVVTNFQETIKMPINEPANGKRKSQIQEYCDYNDGPGVQHIAMRTNDILKSITHLRDRGMEFLTIPDSYYVKLKEKLSKSKTVVSEDMDLIQKHRILVDFDENGYLLQIFTKPMQDRPTFFLEVIQRRNHQGFGAGNFKTLFEAIEIDQATRGNLV